From Synechococcus sp. A10-1-5-1, a single genomic window includes:
- a CDS encoding DUF2997 domain-containing protein, whose protein sequence is MAQQTIRFRIRPDGRVEEVVEGIAGHGCEQLTERIEDKLGVVQQRQPTSEAFQGQATTVRPEQTLSSQVS, encoded by the coding sequence ATGGCCCAGCAGACGATCCGCTTTCGCATTCGGCCCGATGGCCGCGTGGAAGAGGTCGTGGAGGGCATCGCCGGCCACGGCTGCGAGCAGCTCACCGAACGGATTGAGGACAAGTTGGGTGTTGTTCAACAACGCCAGCCCACCTCCGAAGCCTTCCAGGGCCAAGCCACAACAGTCCGGCCCGAGCAGACTCTTTCGTCCCAGGTCTCCTGA
- a CDS encoding DUF1257 domain-containing protein: MSHFSTVKTELRDRSALIDALKDLGHTPMEGECQVRGYRGQTVTADLSIPTEGAGDLGFRWNAATGSYELVTDLDLWSQPVPVERFLSKLTQRYALRSILAASAQEGFQVAEERQEQDGTIELVVTRWDG; encoded by the coding sequence ATGTCGCATTTCAGCACCGTCAAAACAGAACTGCGCGATCGCTCCGCTCTGATTGATGCCCTGAAAGATCTGGGCCATACCCCCATGGAGGGGGAGTGCCAAGTCCGTGGCTACCGCGGTCAAACCGTGACTGCCGATCTCTCGATCCCGACTGAGGGTGCCGGCGACCTGGGTTTTCGTTGGAATGCCGCCACGGGCAGCTACGAGCTCGTGACTGATCTCGACCTCTGGAGTCAGCCAGTTCCCGTCGAGCGCTTCCTCTCCAAGCTCACCCAGCGCTACGCCCTGCGCAGCATCCTGGCCGCCTCGGCGCAAGAAGGATTCCAAGTGGCCGAGGAGCGCCAAGAGCAGGACGGCACGATTGAGCTCGTCGTCACCCGCTGGGACGGCTGA
- a CDS encoding ferredoxin: MGIDPSIAFSAAAAPAIERSGVEPVLGGALRQKAVWVDEAVCIGCRYCAHVAGNTFVVEADWGRSRAIRQDGDSTETIQEAIDTCPVDCIHWVSYEELPELQEQTRHQELQPLGLPTPVRSRRTFPRREPH; this comes from the coding sequence GTGGGGATCGATCCCTCCATTGCGTTTTCCGCTGCAGCGGCCCCGGCCATTGAGCGCAGTGGCGTGGAACCTGTCCTCGGTGGAGCCCTTCGCCAGAAAGCAGTCTGGGTTGATGAGGCGGTGTGCATTGGTTGCCGCTACTGCGCCCATGTGGCGGGTAACACCTTTGTGGTGGAAGCTGATTGGGGCCGCTCCCGTGCCATCCGTCAGGACGGCGACAGCACCGAGACGATTCAAGAGGCCATCGATACCTGTCCTGTCGATTGCATTCATTGGGTGAGTTACGAGGAGCTGCCGGAGCTTCAGGAACAAACCCGTCATCAAGAACTCCAACCCCTGGGTTTACCAACGCCGGTCCGCTCCCGGCGTACCTTCCCGAGGCGGGAGCCCCATTGA
- a CDS encoding aldo/keto reductase, which yields MLPTRRFGRTKLAMPVLSLGGMRFQQSWSDLPPDQITAKSQENLRATLSAAVDHGFHHVETARHYGSSERQLGWLLPQVPDPERILQTKVPPQDDPEAFEAELQLSFERLAVDRVDCLAIHGINLPEHLQATLRPGGCMEVARRWQQDGRVGSVGFSTHGPLELIEAAIDSDAFDYVNLHWYFIRQENGPAIQAARSHDMGVFVISPTDKGGHLHSPSARLLELCAPLHPIVFNDLFCLTHPGVHTISVGAARPEDLALHLEAVALLPQAAELLPPIVSRLQEARLAALGQSWISSWQQGLPSWQDTPGQINLPTLLWLHNLLEAWDLQSYAKARYGLLGAASHWFPGANADALDQSVSEAQLKAVLQASPWVEQIPGILRRLRERVGGTPVKRLMQDD from the coding sequence ATGCTTCCGACACGGCGGTTTGGCCGTACCAAACTGGCCATGCCGGTGTTGTCCCTCGGTGGGATGCGCTTCCAGCAGAGCTGGTCTGATCTGCCGCCGGATCAAATCACCGCCAAGAGTCAGGAGAATCTGCGGGCTACCCTCTCAGCGGCCGTGGACCATGGGTTCCACCATGTCGAGACGGCGCGGCACTACGGCAGCTCGGAACGCCAGCTGGGTTGGTTGTTACCCCAGGTCCCCGATCCCGAGCGGATTCTGCAAACCAAGGTCCCGCCCCAGGACGATCCTGAGGCCTTCGAAGCCGAGCTCCAGCTGAGCTTCGAGCGCTTGGCTGTTGATCGGGTGGATTGCCTGGCCATCCATGGCATCAATCTCCCCGAGCATCTGCAGGCCACCCTCAGGCCGGGTGGCTGCATGGAGGTGGCCCGGCGTTGGCAGCAGGACGGCCGGGTCGGTTCCGTGGGCTTCTCCACCCATGGCCCCCTCGAGCTGATTGAGGCGGCGATTGACAGCGATGCCTTCGACTACGTCAATCTCCATTGGTATTTCATTCGCCAAGAGAACGGCCCAGCGATTCAGGCGGCCCGCTCCCATGACATGGGGGTCTTTGTGATCAGTCCCACCGATAAGGGGGGGCATCTTCACAGCCCCTCAGCGCGACTGCTGGAGCTGTGTGCACCGCTGCACCCGATCGTCTTTAACGACCTGTTTTGCCTGACCCATCCCGGGGTTCACACCATCAGTGTTGGTGCGGCGCGGCCGGAGGATCTGGCCTTGCATCTCGAGGCGGTGGCGTTGCTGCCCCAGGCCGCTGAGCTGTTGCCTCCGATTGTGAGTCGTCTGCAGGAGGCACGTCTCGCGGCCCTCGGCCAGTCCTGGATCAGCAGTTGGCAGCAGGGATTACCGAGCTGGCAGGACACGCCCGGTCAGATCAATCTCCCCACCCTGCTCTGGCTGCACAACCTTCTCGAGGCCTGGGATCTGCAGAGCTACGCCAAGGCCCGTTATGGCTTGCTTGGTGCGGCCAGTCACTGGTTCCCAGGTGCCAATGCCGATGCCCTCGACCAAAGCGTCTCTGAGGCACAGCTCAAGGCGGTGCTGCAGGCCAGTCCTTGGGTTGAGCAGATTCCAGGGATCCTGCGTCGTCTGCGGGAGCGGGTGGGGGGAACCCCTGTCAAGCGCTTGATGCAGGACGACTAA
- the rsmG gene encoding 16S rRNA (guanine(527)-N(7))-methyltransferase RsmG, which translates to MPAPADALWEALHWRPSDEQLQRFVQLQDLLRDWNSRVNLTRLVEGDDFWIAQIFDSLWPLVPQLQQNPDVPLRCIDVGTGGGFPGLAVAIAFPQAQLTLVDSVGRKTQAVEAMAQSLGLGDRVDLRCERIELTGRQKRCRGQFDLAMARAVAAAPVVAEYLVPLLAPGGQALLYRGQWGPEDQTQLEKAARQLKAQIQSCRQEELPAERGQRTAILLSPTETCPKTYPRAVGIPSKFPLGD; encoded by the coding sequence ATGCCAGCTCCAGCAGACGCACTATGGGAGGCCTTGCACTGGAGACCCAGCGACGAGCAGCTGCAGCGGTTCGTCCAACTCCAGGACCTCCTGCGCGACTGGAATAGCCGGGTCAACCTGACGCGGCTGGTGGAGGGGGACGACTTCTGGATCGCCCAGATCTTCGACAGCCTCTGGCCCCTGGTGCCGCAGTTGCAGCAGAACCCCGATGTCCCGCTGCGCTGCATCGATGTGGGTACGGGCGGGGGCTTTCCGGGCCTCGCGGTAGCGATTGCCTTCCCCCAGGCGCAACTGACCTTGGTGGATTCGGTGGGGCGCAAAACCCAGGCTGTCGAAGCGATGGCCCAGAGCCTCGGTCTGGGGGATCGCGTGGACCTGCGCTGCGAGCGCATCGAGCTCACGGGGCGGCAAAAACGCTGCCGCGGCCAATTTGACCTGGCCATGGCCCGCGCGGTCGCCGCCGCCCCGGTGGTGGCGGAATATCTCGTTCCCCTACTGGCCCCTGGGGGGCAGGCCCTGCTCTATCGCGGACAGTGGGGGCCTGAGGATCAGACCCAACTCGAGAAGGCCGCCAGGCAGCTCAAGGCCCAAATCCAGTCCTGCCGCCAAGAAGAACTGCCCGCAGAGCGCGGACAGCGGACGGCGATCCTGCTGAGCCCAACCGAAACCTGCCCGAAGACCTACCCCCGGGCGGTGGGGATCCCAAGCAAGTTCCCGCTGGGCGATTAG
- a CDS encoding DnaJ domain-containing protein translates to MAAANHYELLEVPSEASTQELRRAFRSLSKRYHPDTTELPEDEAREAFRRLQQAYLTLSDPERRRSYDATLRGTLRVVLPQPSVRTAPKPVPVRRPLSGGEWFALLLLVLAVAFSLVLGVGLAWSRGVEFLKPPSWVAAGGQTEASSPLLVDVGSAATSDPAVQPPSAGSGALAG, encoded by the coding sequence TTGGCGGCTGCCAATCATTACGAGCTGCTGGAGGTGCCCAGCGAGGCGTCCACCCAGGAGTTGCGGCGGGCCTTTCGCAGCCTGAGCAAGCGCTACCACCCTGACACCACTGAACTGCCCGAGGACGAGGCCAGGGAGGCCTTTCGGCGCCTCCAGCAGGCCTATCTCACCCTCAGTGATCCCGAGCGCAGGCGCAGTTACGACGCCACCCTGCGGGGAACACTTCGGGTGGTCCTCCCCCAGCCGTCGGTTCGGACGGCGCCGAAGCCGGTTCCGGTCCGCCGCCCCCTCTCTGGGGGCGAGTGGTTCGCCCTGCTGCTGCTGGTCTTGGCGGTGGCCTTCAGCCTGGTCCTGGGCGTCGGCCTGGCCTGGTCCCGCGGGGTTGAATTCCTCAAGCCCCCCAGCTGGGTTGCGGCTGGTGGGCAAACTGAGGCATCAAGTCCGCTGCTTGTGGATGTCGGATCTGCCGCCACCTCAGACCCCGCTGTACAACCACCCTCTGCCGGTTCTGGAGCGTTGGCTGGCTGA
- a CDS encoding DUF3143 domain-containing protein, translated as MSDLPPPQTPLYNHPLPVLERWLAELGGIQRGHHSCEWDLTTLDWRAELVLGAEELTVRWGEGAAAVERHFPYGLTRADVQAAIFAGP; from the coding sequence ATGTCGGATCTGCCGCCACCTCAGACCCCGCTGTACAACCACCCTCTGCCGGTTCTGGAGCGTTGGCTGGCTGAGCTCGGAGGGATTCAGCGCGGTCACCACTCCTGTGAATGGGACCTGACCACCCTCGACTGGCGCGCTGAGTTGGTTTTGGGTGCAGAGGAACTCACGGTGCGCTGGGGAGAGGGTGCTGCGGCTGTGGAGCGCCACTTTCCCTATGGCTTAACCCGCGCTGACGTGCAGGCTGCGATTTTCGCGGGCCCTTAG
- the bioD gene encoding dethiobiotin synthase, which translates to MTHTPLGADQRLVICGTDTDVGKTVVSALVVQGLKATYWKPVQCGLENGEGDRERVQRWLGLPDARVLPEAYRFQAPVSPHWAAELEPGDNPPIQCERLALPAVEGPLVVETAGGLLVPLRLDWLQIEQLQRWNLPVLLVARSGLGTLNHTLLSIEALRSRDLSILGILLNGEPHPNNAATLEAISGIPVLGCLPPLPSLDAVALQQQWQDLELVHKLMGVTSRP; encoded by the coding sequence ATGACGCATACCCCTCTCGGTGCGGACCAGCGGTTGGTGATCTGCGGCACAGACACCGATGTCGGCAAGACCGTGGTCAGCGCCCTCGTCGTGCAGGGCCTGAAGGCGACCTACTGGAAGCCGGTCCAGTGCGGTCTGGAGAACGGTGAAGGGGACCGCGAACGGGTTCAGCGCTGGCTCGGCCTTCCAGACGCACGGGTCCTTCCTGAGGCCTATCGCTTCCAGGCCCCGGTCTCCCCCCATTGGGCGGCCGAGCTGGAACCCGGGGACAATCCACCCATTCAGTGCGAGCGGCTGGCCCTACCCGCCGTGGAGGGCCCTTTGGTGGTGGAGACCGCCGGCGGCCTGCTCGTGCCGCTGCGGCTGGATTGGCTGCAGATCGAGCAGCTGCAACGCTGGAACTTGCCGGTGCTGTTGGTGGCGCGCTCGGGCCTGGGCACCTTGAACCACACCCTGCTCTCGATCGAAGCCCTACGCAGCAGGGATCTCTCGATCCTCGGGATCCTGCTCAATGGGGAGCCCCATCCCAACAATGCGGCCACCCTCGAGGCCATCTCGGGGATTCCGGTCCTGGGCTGCCTACCACCGCTACCAAGCCTCGATGCCGTGGCGCTGCAACAGCAGTGGCAGGACCTGGAGCTCGTTCATAAGCTCATGGGGGTCACGAGCCGCCCATGA
- a CDS encoding SAM-dependent methyltransferase: MSRPDSPEPCFSEAVRGCFSEGASRYPNRARLQAAVAQRLAGLSARHGVSFPPGPLADLGAGSGLLSRALATTLGQGPWLRIDACSALLEQGASDNAPQIQWDLNQGLPPILEQPAGLVSSFALQWLEQPEEQLEHWCDQLQTGGWLILGLPTSGSFSLWHQAAERAGVPCTALELPSAQGLIACAQQRLELKEAQVLRFSRPNRGGLWFLQQIKAIGAQASRSPQLNPGQLRRLLRAWPGPEEAIVWEVLLLLGQKP, translated from the coding sequence ATGTCCAGGCCTGACTCGCCGGAACCGTGCTTTAGCGAGGCGGTCCGCGGCTGCTTCAGCGAAGGAGCCAGCCGCTACCCGAATCGCGCGCGCCTCCAGGCGGCTGTCGCCCAACGCCTGGCGGGCCTGAGCGCCCGCCATGGGGTGAGCTTTCCCCCCGGTCCCCTGGCTGATCTGGGGGCAGGCAGTGGGCTTCTGAGCCGGGCCCTCGCCACCACCCTGGGGCAAGGTCCTTGGCTTCGTATCGATGCCTGCTCGGCCCTACTTGAGCAGGGCGCCAGCGACAACGCCCCCCAGATCCAATGGGACCTCAACCAAGGTCTCCCGCCGATCCTGGAGCAACCCGCGGGCTTGGTCTCGAGTTTTGCCCTGCAATGGCTCGAGCAACCTGAGGAGCAGCTGGAGCACTGGTGCGACCAACTCCAAACCGGGGGCTGGCTGATCCTGGGGCTTCCCACCTCCGGAAGCTTTTCCCTCTGGCACCAGGCCGCTGAGCGTGCCGGGGTCCCCTGCACCGCCCTCGAGCTGCCCAGCGCGCAAGGCTTAATCGCCTGCGCCCAACAACGGTTGGAGCTGAAGGAAGCCCAGGTGCTCCGCTTTAGCCGTCCCAACCGGGGCGGACTCTGGTTCCTGCAGCAGATCAAAGCGATCGGCGCCCAGGCCAGCCGCAGTCCCCAGCTGAATCCAGGGCAACTCCGCCGCCTACTGCGGGCCTGGCCCGGCCCGGAGGAGGCCATTGTTTGGGAGGTGCTGCTGCTCCTGGGACAAAAGCCATGA